A single window of Anomaloglossus baeobatrachus isolate aAnoBae1 chromosome 5, aAnoBae1.hap1, whole genome shotgun sequence DNA harbors:
- the P4HB gene encoding protein disulfide-isomerase gives MLPSAVLVVVFSLLGGCLVRADIPEENDVLVLKKDTFDKALENNDLLVEFYAPWCGHCKALAPEYEKAAKTLKEEGSTIRLAKVDATEESELAQEYGVRGYPTIKFFKNGDKSSPKEYTAGREAADFINWLKKRTGPAAATLADDAAVAALIEASDVAVIGFFKDAECDLAKAFLQAAESVDDVPFGITSSDAAFSKYDVEKDNIVLFKKFDEGRNNYEGEATKEQVLNFIKSNQLPLVIEFTEQTAPKIFGGEIKTHILLFLPKSASDYQDKLDNFKKAATSFKGKILFIFIDSDHTDNQRILEFFGLKKEECPAVRLITLEEEMTKYKPETDDLSADKIKDFCERFLDGKVKPHLMSQDVPEDWDKNPVKVLVGKNFEEVAFDEEKSVFIEFYAPWCGHCKQLAPIWDQLGEKFKDNKNIVIAKMDSTANEIEAVKIHSFPTLKYFPAGTDKKVVDYNGERTLDGFSNFLTSGGQDGAENEDLEDLEEADEPDLEDDDEDDQHKKDEL, from the exons ATGTTGCCTTCTGCAGTACTCGTAGTGGTCTTCTCCTTGCTCGGCGGCTGCCTTGTGCGGGCTGACATCCCCGAAGAAAACGACGTGTTGGTGCTGAAGAAGGACACGTTTGACAAGGCGCTGGAGAATAATGACTTGCTGGTGGAGTTCT atgctccctggtgtggacattgcAAAGCTCTTGCTCCAGAATATGAGAAGGCTGCTAAAACACTAAAAGAGGAAGGTTCAACAATCAGATTGGCCAAGGTAGATGCTACAGAAGAGTCTGAGCTGGCACAAGAGTACGGTGTTCGAGGATATCCAACTATCAAGTTTTTCAAAAATGGAGACAAATCTTCACCTAAGGAATATACAG CTGGCAGGGAGGCAGCAGACTTTATCAACTGGCTGAAGAAACGTACTGGTCCAGCCGCTGCTACCCTGGCAGATGATGCTGCTGTTGCTGCTTTGATTGAGGCCAGTGACGTTGCAGTTATTGGTTTCTTCAAG GACGCAGAGTGTGACCTAGCCAAGGCATTCCTGCAGGCTGCAGAGTCTGTGGATGACGTTCCATTCGGGATCACGTCCAGTGATGCTGCATTCTCAAAGTATGACGTTGAGAAGGACAATATTGTTCTTTTTAAGAAG TTCGATGAAGGCAGGAACAATTATGAAGGAGAAGCGACAAAGGAACAAGTCTTGAACTTCATAAAATCCAATCAGCTACCTTTAGTCATTGAATTTACTGAACAG ACTGCACCAAAGATCTTCGGTGGAGAGATTAAGACACACATTCTGCTGTTCCTGCCAAAGAGCGCATCTGACTACCAAGACAAACTAGACAACTTTAAAAAAGCAGCTACAAGCTTTAAGGGAAAG ATACTTTTCATCTTCATTGATAGTGATCACACAGACAACCAACGTATTCTGGAGTTTTTTGGATTGAAAAAGGAAGAATGTCCTGCTGTTAGATTAATCACTTTGGAGGAGGAGATGACCAAATACAAGCCAGAGACCGATGACCTCTCAGCTGATAAGATCAAGGACTTTTGTGAACGTTTCTTGGATGGAAAAGTCAAG CCCCATCTTATGAGCCAGGATGTCCCTGAAGACTGGGATAAAAATCCAGTGAAAGTGTTGGTTGGGAAAAACTTTGAAGAAGTGGCCTTTGATGAGGAGAAGAGTGTATTTATTGAGTTCT ATGCACCCTGGTGTGGTCACTGCAAGCAGCTAGCACCAATCTGGGACCAATTGGGGGAGAAGTTCAAGGACAACAAGAACATTGTCATTGCAAAAATGGACTCTACAGCCAATGAGATTGAAGCGGTGAAGATACATAGCTTTCCCACACTTAAATACTTCCCAGCTGGAACAGATAAAAAG GTTGTCGATTACAATGGGGAGAGAACGTTAGATGGATTTTCAAACTTCTTGACAAGTGGTGGGCAGGATGGAGCAGAGAATGAG GATCTTGAGGATCTGGAAGAGGCAGATGAGCCAGATCtggaagatgatgatgaagatgaccaacACAAAAAAGATGAATTATAA